One window of Tachysurus vachellii isolate PV-2020 chromosome 21, HZAU_Pvac_v1, whole genome shotgun sequence genomic DNA carries:
- the hsf1 gene encoding heat shock factor protein 1 isoform X2 — translation MDFHTTGSGALLLTGNNVPAFLTKLWTLVDDPDTDPLICWSPNGNSFHVFDQGRFSKEVLPKYFKHNNMASFVRQLNMYGFRKVVHIEQGGLLKPEKDDTEFQHPYFIRGQEHLLENIKRKVTTVSNIKHEELKLSPEDVTKIISDVQHMKGKQESMDSKISTLKHENEALWREVAMLRQKHAQQQKVVKKLIQFLVTLARSNRVLGVKRKIPLMLNDSSTTHSMPKYSRQYSLEPSHSLPSAGATFTGTGLFSNTAPVKTGPIISDITDLAQCGPASAEEWIEDRTSPLVHVKEEPLSPTHSSEVEEVCPVDVEVGAESILPADTPLSPTTFINSILQENEPSPAPTQPLSQQKCLSVACLDKNELSEHLDSIDSSLENLQAIFNKQTISFDSSPLFDIFSSNTGTDFDLDSLATIQELLSEPAKDNECSTDHIEPGNQLVQYTAQPVVVSDPMSSENSSEDLPILLELEGDSYFSSDPADDPTISLLTTDYQPSVPEVPKL, via the exons ATGGACTTTCACACCACCGGATCTGGAGCCTTGCTGTTGACGGGCAACAACGTGCCCGCTTTTCTGACTAAACTGTGGACACTGGTCGATGATCCAGACACTGATCCTTTAATCTGCTGGAGTCCA AATGGCAACAGCTTCCATGTGTTTGACCAGGGCAGATTCTCCAAAGAAGTGCTTCCTAAATACTTCAAGCATAACAACATGGCCAGCTTTGTGCGGCAGCTCAATATGT ATGGTTTCCGTAAAGTGGTCCACATTGAGCAGGGAGGCTTGTTGAAGCCTGAGAAAGATGATACAGAGTTCCAGCATCCGTACTTCATCCGTGGACAGGAGCACTTGCTGGAGAACATTAAGAGGAAGGTGACCACG GTATCTAATATTAAACATGAGGAGCTGAAGCTAAGCCCAGAGGATGTGACCAAAATCATCTCCGATGTGCAGCACATGAAGGGAAAGCAGGAGTCAATGGACAGCAAAATCAGCACCTTGAAACA TGAGAATGAAGCTTTGTGGAGAGAAGTGGCCATGCTGAGACAGAAACATGCCCAGCAACAGAAAGTTGTAAAGAAG CTCATCCAGTTCCTTGTCACGCTGGCGCGGTCCAACAGAGTTCTTGGGGTGAAAAGAAAGAT tCCTCTGATGCTAAATGACAGCAGCACAACACACTCCATGCCTAAATACAGCAGGCAGTATTCTCTGGAGCCTTCACACAGTCTCCCT TCCGCTGGAGCGACTTTCACAGGAACAGGCCTCTTCTCGAATACTGCACCGGTCAAGACCGGCCCAATAATCTCCGACATCACCGACTTGGCTCAGTGCGGCCCTGCTAGTGCTGAAGAGTGGATTGAGGATAG GACAAGCCCATTGGTGCATGTGAAGGAAGAGCCTTTAAGCCCCACCCACAGTTCTGAGGTAGAAGAAGTGTGTCCTGTGGACGTGGAGGTTGGGGCAGAGTCCATTTTACCTGCAGACACGCCCCTTTCCCCCACCACCTTTATTAACTCTATTCTGCAGGAGAATGAACCATCACCTGCCCCAACTCAGCCCTTATCACAGCAGAAATGCTTAAGCGTGGCATGTTTGGACAA GAATGAGCTCAGTGAGCATCTGGACAGCATCGACAGCAGCTTGGAAAACCTACAGGCGATCTTCAACAAGCAGACCATCAGCTTTGATTCCTCACCTCTCTTTGAT ATCTTCAGTTCAAACACTGGCACTGACTTTGACCTGGACAGTCTGGCAACT ATTCAGGAGTTGTTGTCCGAACCTGCCAAAGACAATGAGTGCAGCACTGACCACATTGAACCAG GAAATCAGCTTGTTCAGTACACGGCTCAGCCCGTGGTGGTGTCCGACCCCATGAGCAGTGAGAACTCGAGTGAGGATCTGCCCATTCTGCTGGAGCTGGAGGGAGACTCGTATTTCAGCTCTGACCCTGCTGATGATCCTACCATCTCCCTGCTGACCACTGACTACCAGCCTTCAGTACCTGAAGTCCCTAAGCTATAG
- the hsf1 gene encoding heat shock factor protein 1 isoform X1, with protein MDFHTTGSGALLLTGNNVPAFLTKLWTLVDDPDTDPLICWSPNGNSFHVFDQGRFSKEVLPKYFKHNNMASFVRQLNMYGFRKVVHIEQGGLLKPEKDDTEFQHPYFIRGQEHLLENIKRKVTTVSNIKHEELKLSPEDVTKIISDVQHMKGKQESMDSKISTLKHENEALWREVAMLRQKHAQQQKVVKKLIQFLVTLARSNRVLGVKRKIPLMLNDSSTTHSMPKYSRQYSLEPSHSLPSAGATFTGTGLFSNTAPVKTGPIISDITDLAQCGPASAEEWIEDRTSPLVHVKEEPLSPTHSSEVEEVCPVDVEVGAESILPADTPLSPTTFINSILQENEPSPAPTQPLSQQKCLSVACLDNCSKTSEVSRPFPSLSSSSSHLRSLPRNELSEHLDSIDSSLENLQAIFNKQTISFDSSPLFDIFSSNTGTDFDLDSLATIQELLSEPAKDNECSTDHIEPGNQLVQYTAQPVVVSDPMSSENSSEDLPILLELEGDSYFSSDPADDPTISLLTTDYQPSVPEVPKL; from the exons ATGGACTTTCACACCACCGGATCTGGAGCCTTGCTGTTGACGGGCAACAACGTGCCCGCTTTTCTGACTAAACTGTGGACACTGGTCGATGATCCAGACACTGATCCTTTAATCTGCTGGAGTCCA AATGGCAACAGCTTCCATGTGTTTGACCAGGGCAGATTCTCCAAAGAAGTGCTTCCTAAATACTTCAAGCATAACAACATGGCCAGCTTTGTGCGGCAGCTCAATATGT ATGGTTTCCGTAAAGTGGTCCACATTGAGCAGGGAGGCTTGTTGAAGCCTGAGAAAGATGATACAGAGTTCCAGCATCCGTACTTCATCCGTGGACAGGAGCACTTGCTGGAGAACATTAAGAGGAAGGTGACCACG GTATCTAATATTAAACATGAGGAGCTGAAGCTAAGCCCAGAGGATGTGACCAAAATCATCTCCGATGTGCAGCACATGAAGGGAAAGCAGGAGTCAATGGACAGCAAAATCAGCACCTTGAAACA TGAGAATGAAGCTTTGTGGAGAGAAGTGGCCATGCTGAGACAGAAACATGCCCAGCAACAGAAAGTTGTAAAGAAG CTCATCCAGTTCCTTGTCACGCTGGCGCGGTCCAACAGAGTTCTTGGGGTGAAAAGAAAGAT tCCTCTGATGCTAAATGACAGCAGCACAACACACTCCATGCCTAAATACAGCAGGCAGTATTCTCTGGAGCCTTCACACAGTCTCCCT TCCGCTGGAGCGACTTTCACAGGAACAGGCCTCTTCTCGAATACTGCACCGGTCAAGACCGGCCCAATAATCTCCGACATCACCGACTTGGCTCAGTGCGGCCCTGCTAGTGCTGAAGAGTGGATTGAGGATAG GACAAGCCCATTGGTGCATGTGAAGGAAGAGCCTTTAAGCCCCACCCACAGTTCTGAGGTAGAAGAAGTGTGTCCTGTGGACGTGGAGGTTGGGGCAGAGTCCATTTTACCTGCAGACACGCCCCTTTCCCCCACCACCTTTATTAACTCTATTCTGCAGGAGAATGAACCATCACCTGCCCCAACTCAGCCCTTATCACAGCAGAAATGCTTAAGCGTGGCATGTTTGGACAA TTGCTCCAAGACGTCTGAGGTGTCCCGCCCTTTTCCCAGCCTCTCCTCTTCGTCTTCTCACCTCAGATCACTTCCACG GAATGAGCTCAGTGAGCATCTGGACAGCATCGACAGCAGCTTGGAAAACCTACAGGCGATCTTCAACAAGCAGACCATCAGCTTTGATTCCTCACCTCTCTTTGAT ATCTTCAGTTCAAACACTGGCACTGACTTTGACCTGGACAGTCTGGCAACT ATTCAGGAGTTGTTGTCCGAACCTGCCAAAGACAATGAGTGCAGCACTGACCACATTGAACCAG GAAATCAGCTTGTTCAGTACACGGCTCAGCCCGTGGTGGTGTCCGACCCCATGAGCAGTGAGAACTCGAGTGAGGATCTGCCCATTCTGCTGGAGCTGGAGGGAGACTCGTATTTCAGCTCTGACCCTGCTGATGATCCTACCATCTCCCTGCTGACCACTGACTACCAGCCTTCAGTACCTGAAGTCCCTAAGCTATAG
- the hsf1 gene encoding heat shock factor protein 1 isoform X3 produces the protein MDFHTTGSGALLLTGNNVPAFLTKLWTLVDDPDTDPLICWSPNGNSFHVFDQGRFSKEVLPKYFKHNNMASFVRQLNMYGFRKVVHIEQGGLLKPEKDDTEFQHPYFIRGQEHLLENIKRKVTTVSNIKHEELKLSPEDVTKIISDVQHMKGKQESMDSKISTLKHENEALWREVAMLRQKHAQQQKVVKKLIQFLVTLARSNRVLGVKRKIPLMLNDSSTTHSMPKYSRQYSLEPSHSLPSAGATFTGTGLFSNTAPVKTGPIISDITDLAQCGPASAEEWIEDRTSPLVHVKEEPLSPTHSSEVEEVCPVDVEVGAESILPADTPLSPTTFINSILQENEPSPAPTQPLSQQKCLSVACLDNCSKTSEVSRPFPSLSSSSSHLRSLPRNELSEHLDSIDSSLENLQAIFNKQTISFDSSPLFDIFSSNTGTDFDLDSLATEISLFSTRLSPWWCPTP, from the exons ATGGACTTTCACACCACCGGATCTGGAGCCTTGCTGTTGACGGGCAACAACGTGCCCGCTTTTCTGACTAAACTGTGGACACTGGTCGATGATCCAGACACTGATCCTTTAATCTGCTGGAGTCCA AATGGCAACAGCTTCCATGTGTTTGACCAGGGCAGATTCTCCAAAGAAGTGCTTCCTAAATACTTCAAGCATAACAACATGGCCAGCTTTGTGCGGCAGCTCAATATGT ATGGTTTCCGTAAAGTGGTCCACATTGAGCAGGGAGGCTTGTTGAAGCCTGAGAAAGATGATACAGAGTTCCAGCATCCGTACTTCATCCGTGGACAGGAGCACTTGCTGGAGAACATTAAGAGGAAGGTGACCACG GTATCTAATATTAAACATGAGGAGCTGAAGCTAAGCCCAGAGGATGTGACCAAAATCATCTCCGATGTGCAGCACATGAAGGGAAAGCAGGAGTCAATGGACAGCAAAATCAGCACCTTGAAACA TGAGAATGAAGCTTTGTGGAGAGAAGTGGCCATGCTGAGACAGAAACATGCCCAGCAACAGAAAGTTGTAAAGAAG CTCATCCAGTTCCTTGTCACGCTGGCGCGGTCCAACAGAGTTCTTGGGGTGAAAAGAAAGAT tCCTCTGATGCTAAATGACAGCAGCACAACACACTCCATGCCTAAATACAGCAGGCAGTATTCTCTGGAGCCTTCACACAGTCTCCCT TCCGCTGGAGCGACTTTCACAGGAACAGGCCTCTTCTCGAATACTGCACCGGTCAAGACCGGCCCAATAATCTCCGACATCACCGACTTGGCTCAGTGCGGCCCTGCTAGTGCTGAAGAGTGGATTGAGGATAG GACAAGCCCATTGGTGCATGTGAAGGAAGAGCCTTTAAGCCCCACCCACAGTTCTGAGGTAGAAGAAGTGTGTCCTGTGGACGTGGAGGTTGGGGCAGAGTCCATTTTACCTGCAGACACGCCCCTTTCCCCCACCACCTTTATTAACTCTATTCTGCAGGAGAATGAACCATCACCTGCCCCAACTCAGCCCTTATCACAGCAGAAATGCTTAAGCGTGGCATGTTTGGACAA TTGCTCCAAGACGTCTGAGGTGTCCCGCCCTTTTCCCAGCCTCTCCTCTTCGTCTTCTCACCTCAGATCACTTCCACG GAATGAGCTCAGTGAGCATCTGGACAGCATCGACAGCAGCTTGGAAAACCTACAGGCGATCTTCAACAAGCAGACCATCAGCTTTGATTCCTCACCTCTCTTTGAT ATCTTCAGTTCAAACACTGGCACTGACTTTGACCTGGACAGTCTGGCAACT GAAATCAGCTTGTTCAGTACACGGCTCAGCCCGTGGTGGTGTCCGACCCCATGA